A single Chryseobacterium sp. DNA region contains:
- the uxaC gene encoding glucuronate isomerase: protein MSNSIKNKDVFGESFLLESAKAENLYFGYAKDMPVIDYHNHLEPDVISANQHFRSPTAIWLDGDHYKWRAMRNFGIDEQFISGNASDHEKFMKWAEVVPYTLRNPLFHWTHLELKNPFGISEYLSPNNADTIYHQMNESLQTSGFLPQAILQNCKVEALCTTDDPADDLAHHKALKNSGFNTAVLPAFRPDSYINMISPEQYLSGIRKLEKVCGFSITSASDLLNTLQSRINYFVEAGAKVADHGFEYFPDTTKWNHNLEKEFSEFLKGNLSTFSNPEALCGYMLKELCKMYAEKGWVQQFHVGATRNNNSEMFRKMGANAGYDAIGEPYYTQRMSILLDALNTEGKLTKTIIYNLNPAFNEVLASLAGNFNEGGIKSKVQFGAAWWFLDQLDGMTKQMNTLSNIGLISTFVGMLTDSRSLLSFSRHDYFRRLLCNLFGNEMERGLLPDDEKWVGKIIQDICYYNTKNYFEI, encoded by the coding sequence ATGAGTAATTCCATTAAAAATAAAGACGTTTTCGGAGAATCGTTTTTGCTGGAATCAGCAAAGGCAGAGAATCTGTATTTCGGCTATGCTAAAGATATGCCGGTGATCGACTATCACAACCATCTTGAACCCGATGTAATTTCTGCCAATCAGCATTTCCGTTCTCCAACGGCTATCTGGCTGGATGGTGACCACTACAAATGGAGAGCCATGAGAAATTTTGGCATTGATGAACAGTTTATTTCCGGAAATGCTTCAGATCACGAAAAATTTATGAAATGGGCAGAAGTGGTGCCGTATACGCTTCGCAACCCATTATTTCACTGGACTCATCTGGAATTAAAAAATCCTTTTGGAATCAGCGAATATTTATCACCCAATAATGCAGATACCATATACCATCAGATGAATGAAAGTCTGCAGACATCCGGCTTTTTGCCACAAGCCATCCTTCAGAATTGTAAGGTAGAAGCTTTATGCACTACGGATGATCCTGCCGATGATCTGGCTCATCATAAAGCTTTAAAAAACAGTGGATTTAACACCGCTGTTCTTCCGGCTTTCCGCCCTGATTCCTATATCAATATGATCTCTCCTGAACAATATCTTTCAGGAATAAGAAAGCTTGAAAAAGTCTGCGGATTTTCCATCACATCGGCTTCTGATCTGTTGAATACTCTTCAATCAAGAATCAATTATTTTGTGGAAGCAGGAGCAAAAGTAGCCGATCATGGTTTTGAATATTTTCCGGATACTACAAAATGGAATCATAACCTTGAAAAAGAGTTTTCTGAATTCCTGAAGGGTAATCTTTCAACATTTTCCAATCCGGAAGCCTTATGTGGTTATATGCTGAAAGAACTTTGCAAAATGTACGCAGAAAAAGGCTGGGTACAGCAGTTTCATGTAGGAGCAACCAGAAACAACAATTCAGAAATGTTCAGAAAAATGGGTGCCAACGCAGGATATGATGCCATCGGAGAACCGTATTACACACAAAGAATGAGCATTCTGCTTGATGCACTGAATACGGAAGGAAAACTCACCAAAACCATTATTTACAATCTGAACCCGGCATTTAATGAAGTTCTGGCATCCCTTGCCGGAAACTTCAATGAAGGTGGAATCAAATCCAAAGTACAGTTTGGAGCAGCCTGGTGGTTCCTCGATCAGCTCGACGGGATGACAAAACAGATGAATACGCTTTCCAATATCGGTTTGATCAGCACTTTTGTAGGCATGCTTACCGATTCCCGAAGCTTACTGTCATTCTCACGACATGATTATTTCAGAAGGCTTTTATGTAATCTATTCGGAAATGAGATGGAAAGAGGTCTTCTTCCCGATGATGAAAAATGGGTAGGAAAGATCATTCAGGATATCTGTTATTACAATACAAAAAATTATTTTGAAATCTAA
- a CDS encoding SusC/RagA family TonB-linked outer membrane protein: MNRFYFNKSNRAALFFAMTLLPSGIAYSQVKKDTVAKENKIDEVVVIGYGTQRKEAVTGSVATVKGDALREVPSANITQALQGRTAGVDISQTSTKPGAAMQIRIRGTRSLTGDNNPLIVLDGIPFVGSLGDISSSDIKSIDILKDASATAIYGSRGANGVILVTTNRGAKGQKPKFTYNTFTGVQTLFSKYPMMDGPKFARLRAYATPAGNTTPLYTNGVDENNNTNTDWQSLYYKPAMMTSHDIGVSGGTEGGNYNVGLSYFKQNALIPIQSYERFALRMAIDQQVGSTFRFGFTTNTNYSISEGNGVNPGAVLGYSPIANPYNPDGSLKRVMSTAGGIDQTWIYTRRGLDNLGDKYIDETKSFASYNNLYGEANLPIKGLKYRLNVGLDFRTSNSGNYTGVGVFNTNPQGPSAAGRGNNQTYHWVLENLLTYDRTFGKHKINAVGLYSAEGNKYTSSYMSAKNVPADFFQYYNLGQSPQADITVRPEDQIYWKTGLLSAMGRIMYTYDNKYMLTATLRADGSSRLAPGNKWHTYPALSLGWNVTNESFMQNIKAINLLKFRAGWGQTSNQAVNPYSTLGALTVTPYNFGTANSTGVYVSQAPNPNLGWEYSKTQNYGVDFGLFNNRLTGSVEYYKTHTFDLLTQKNLPPSTCYRLYCIQCGRNGKQRGRSEP, translated from the coding sequence ATGAACCGATTTTATTTCAATAAAAGCAATAGAGCGGCATTATTTTTTGCAATGACTTTATTGCCTTCCGGCATAGCATATTCACAGGTTAAGAAAGATACAGTAGCTAAAGAAAATAAAATAGATGAAGTTGTTGTAATAGGATATGGAACCCAGAGAAAAGAAGCTGTGACAGGTTCTGTAGCCACTGTAAAAGGAGATGCCCTGCGTGAAGTACCTTCTGCCAATATTACCCAGGCATTACAGGGAAGAACGGCAGGGGTTGATATTTCGCAGACTTCCACAAAGCCGGGTGCTGCCATGCAGATCCGTATCCGGGGAACCAGATCTCTGACAGGGGATAATAACCCTTTGATCGTGTTGGATGGTATTCCTTTTGTAGGATCACTGGGAGATATAAGCTCCAGCGATATCAAAAGCATTGATATCCTGAAAGATGCCTCTGCCACAGCGATCTACGGGTCCAGAGGAGCAAACGGTGTAATTCTCGTTACTACGAACAGAGGAGCAAAGGGGCAGAAACCAAAGTTTACTTACAACACTTTTACCGGAGTCCAGACCTTGTTTTCAAAATATCCTATGATGGATGGTCCTAAGTTTGCAAGACTGCGTGCTTATGCTACTCCTGCAGGCAATACAACGCCTTTGTATACCAACGGGGTTGATGAGAACAACAATACGAATACAGACTGGCAGAGCCTGTATTATAAGCCTGCAATGATGACCAGCCATGATATTGGTGTTTCAGGAGGAACAGAAGGCGGGAATTATAATGTAGGATTATCCTATTTCAAGCAAAATGCATTAATTCCTATTCAGAGTTATGAGAGATTTGCCCTGCGAATGGCCATTGACCAGCAGGTGGGTTCCACTTTCAGGTTCGGTTTTACAACAAACACAAACTATTCCATCTCTGAAGGAAACGGAGTAAATCCGGGAGCGGTTTTGGGGTATTCTCCCATTGCTAATCCTTATAATCCGGATGGGAGCCTGAAAAGAGTAATGAGTACAGCGGGTGGGATCGATCAGACATGGATTTATACACGAAGAGGCTTAGACAACTTAGGAGATAAATATATAGATGAAACCAAGTCTTTTGCCTCCTACAACAATCTTTATGGTGAAGCCAACCTACCAATCAAAGGATTAAAATACCGATTGAATGTAGGATTGGATTTCCGTACCTCAAATAGTGGAAACTATACCGGGGTGGGAGTTTTTAATACCAACCCTCAGGGACCGTCTGCTGCAGGAAGAGGGAATAACCAGACCTACCATTGGGTGCTGGAAAACCTTTTAACGTATGACCGTACATTTGGCAAGCATAAGATTAATGCCGTAGGGCTGTACTCCGCAGAGGGTAACAAGTATACAAGCTCATACATGAGTGCAAAGAATGTCCCGGCAGATTTTTTCCAGTACTATAACTTAGGACAGTCTCCGCAGGCAGATATTACCGTACGACCAGAGGACCAGATATATTGGAAAACCGGTTTGCTTTCCGCGATGGGAAGAATAATGTATACTTACGATAACAAGTATATGCTGACGGCAACCCTGCGTGCCGACGGATCTTCCAGGCTGGCTCCAGGCAATAAATGGCATACCTATCCCGCATTATCATTAGGATGGAATGTTACCAACGAATCTTTCATGCAGAATATCAAAGCGATTAATCTCCTTAAATTCAGAGCCGGCTGGGGACAGACTTCCAATCAGGCTGTAAATCCGTACTCTACATTGGGAGCACTTACAGTTACTCCTTATAATTTTGGGACTGCCAACAGTACAGGGGTGTATGTAAGCCAGGCTCCGAACCCTAATCTTGGCTGGGAATATTCAAAAACCCAAAACTACGGAGTAGACTTCGGATTATTTAATAATCGCCTTACAGGGAGTGTAGAATATTACAAAACCCATACATTCGATCTTTTGACCCAGAAAAACTTACCTCCATCCACCTGCTATAGGCTCTATTGTATCCAATGTGGCAGAAACGGAAAACAAAGGGGTAGAAGTGAGCCTTAA
- a CDS encoding sugar kinase: MQDSAKIVCFGELLLHFAPDSEGSWLNEQSLKIYVGGAEYNVAAALSQWKNSVKLLSALPENFVGNQLEFQLKNKGIEVLAEKNKGRIGTFYLSSDGDMQNASVVYDRFPSVFTQSDFKTFRDDEIFSEVKWLHISTITPALSNSAFLKCLYLMEEAKERNITVSLDLNYRALLWQNQNPHKIKELMPFVNVLMGNIWSVEQFLNIPIEYELNGNFDDENILKQAEKTALEIRKQFPDVEKIANTFRFTNGEQVNYFATLFADEQLLVSEKYDAERIEERVGSGDSFMAALIHGIIKGNSEQQILEDATKVAFKKLFVKGDTIDDSINIEKL, encoded by the coding sequence ATGCAGGATTCAGCTAAAATAGTATGTTTTGGGGAACTCCTTCTCCATTTTGCTCCGGATTCCGAAGGAAGCTGGCTCAATGAGCAGTCTCTGAAGATTTACGTGGGCGGCGCTGAATATAATGTAGCGGCAGCGCTCTCCCAATGGAAGAATTCCGTGAAATTGTTATCAGCTTTACCTGAGAATTTTGTAGGAAACCAATTGGAATTTCAGCTTAAAAATAAAGGAATAGAAGTCCTTGCAGAAAAAAATAAAGGGAGAATAGGAACATTTTATCTTTCTTCCGATGGAGATATGCAGAATGCTTCAGTCGTTTACGATCGATTTCCGTCTGTTTTTACCCAATCGGATTTTAAAACTTTCAGGGATGATGAAATATTTTCAGAAGTAAAATGGCTGCATATCAGTACCATCACACCCGCTTTGAGTAACAGTGCGTTCCTCAAATGTTTATATCTCATGGAAGAAGCGAAGGAAAGAAATATTACGGTTTCCCTTGACCTCAATTACAGAGCGTTACTCTGGCAAAACCAGAATCCCCACAAAATTAAAGAGCTGATGCCTTTTGTGAATGTTCTCATGGGAAATATCTGGTCTGTTGAGCAGTTCCTGAATATTCCCATTGAATATGAGCTTAACGGAAATTTTGATGATGAAAATATTCTGAAACAGGCAGAGAAAACAGCGTTGGAAATCCGGAAACAATTTCCGGATGTGGAAAAGATTGCCAATACGTTCCGTTTCACAAACGGAGAACAGGTCAATTATTTTGCCACCTTATTTGCTGATGAACAGCTTTTGGTTTCAGAAAAATATGATGCAGAAAGAATTGAAGAAAGAGTAGGAAGCGGTGATTCTTTTATGGCCGCTTTGATCCATGGAATTATAAAAGGTAACTCGGAACAACAGATCCTGGAGGATGCCACGAAAGTTGCTTTCAAAAAGCTTTTTGTAAAAGGAGATACCATTGATGACAGCATTAATATCGAAAAATTATGA
- a CDS encoding SDR family oxidoreductase, producing the protein MKEMFSIKDKVAVITGASGVLGGSLAKSFIEAGAKVVALGRNQETLDARIKELTDLGGEALAVEANVMDMKSLETASGKIKEKYGSIDVLLNIAGGNIPAATLSPEQSFFDMDMKGWNEVTDLNINGTVYPSYVFGKVMAEQGNGSIINISSMAAYSAITRVAGYSAAKSAITNFTQWLASDLALKFGDKIRVNAVAPGFFIGDQNRAILLNPDGTLTERSKKVIAKTPMQRFGEVEELNGVVQFLCSEAASFITGALIPVDGGFSAFSGV; encoded by the coding sequence ATGAAAGAAATGTTTAGTATTAAAGACAAAGTGGCAGTCATCACAGGGGCTTCAGGCGTTTTGGGAGGAAGCCTGGCGAAAAGTTTTATAGAGGCCGGAGCAAAAGTGGTCGCACTGGGAAGAAACCAGGAAACATTGGATGCCCGGATAAAAGAACTGACAGATTTGGGAGGAGAGGCACTCGCTGTAGAAGCCAATGTGATGGATATGAAAAGCCTTGAAACCGCTTCAGGGAAAATAAAAGAAAAGTACGGCAGCATTGATGTACTGCTTAACATCGCCGGCGGAAATATTCCGGCAGCGACTTTATCTCCTGAACAATCATTTTTTGATATGGATATGAAAGGATGGAATGAAGTTACTGACCTTAATATCAACGGAACCGTTTACCCGAGCTATGTTTTCGGAAAAGTAATGGCTGAGCAGGGAAACGGAAGCATTATTAATATTTCTTCCATGGCTGCTTACTCAGCGATTACAAGAGTGGCCGGATATTCTGCCGCCAAATCTGCGATCACCAATTTTACCCAATGGCTGGCATCTGATCTGGCATTGAAATTCGGAGATAAAATTCGCGTTAATGCAGTGGCACCAGGATTTTTCATTGGGGATCAGAACCGTGCTATCCTTTTGAATCCGGACGGAACTTTAACCGAGAGAAGCAAAAAAGTAATCGCCAAAACCCCCATGCAGAGATTTGGAGAAGTAGAAGAACTGAATGGCGTTGTACAGTTTCTATGTTCAGAGGCCGCAAGTTTTATCACAGGAGCACTGATTCCTGTTGATGGTGGTTTCAGCGCATTCAGCGGAGTATAA
- a CDS encoding bifunctional 4-hydroxy-2-oxoglutarate aldolase/2-dehydro-3-deoxy-phosphogluconate aldolase: MSEILQKIKDQKIVPLFYNESFEVSKNIIRALYEAGIRVIEYTNRGHHALENFTRLKEISHTEFPGLLLGIGTVKNIQEMDDYINAKADFIITPVISEALVKHALERNILLIPGCFTPSDVNIAYQNGLKLVKIFPADALGKNYIKSYSLFFRE; encoded by the coding sequence ATGAGTGAAATACTACAAAAAATAAAAGACCAGAAAATAGTTCCGCTGTTTTATAACGAATCATTTGAAGTCTCAAAAAATATCATCCGAGCTTTATACGAAGCAGGAATCCGTGTGATAGAATACACCAACCGTGGTCATCATGCATTGGAGAATTTTACCAGGCTGAAAGAAATTTCCCACACAGAATTTCCTGGTCTTTTGTTAGGAATCGGAACGGTAAAAAATATACAGGAAATGGATGATTATATCAATGCAAAAGCTGATTTCATCATTACACCGGTCATCAGTGAAGCATTGGTAAAACATGCTCTTGAAAGAAATATCCTTCTGATTCCGGGTTGTTTTACTCCTTCTGATGTCAATATTGCGTATCAGAATGGCTTAAAACTGGTTAAAATATTTCCGGCTGACGCTTTAGGTAAGAATTACATCAAATCTTACAGCCTGTTTTTCCGGGAATGA
- a CDS encoding RagB/SusD family nutrient uptake outer membrane protein, which translates to MINFNKKLIMGAIFLSLTFTGCNEILDEQPRSTYTVDYFNTPDGIKQSFTSLYRQLRLLYGNGYFMSNCQNGTDESTWAQSADGNFKELDMSGNGNINSNTFPTSMIWGSVFPYINTANGIIEKGPGFGIAESMISEARFFRGFDYFMLVQTYGGVPLDLGAGELKFNTVPSTTSARNTVSEVYTKVIFPDLLKAVDNLPASPRVTGGVTKNVARLILAKAYLTYGWWLQNPNNIPTYPEVSRNDPDAHNAQWYFQQAYDIAMAGITNPGGYGLQPTFYDVNAGPNDRNTECMLYADHTQSSTYYNEGDPVGFGSGWAPDNFAAWMQTWNYTAIKSSKTTAWAGADVVSAVQREAAQSLGRPWVRMCPTLGVIKNTFADKTNDSRYDGTFVTTYRGNWNKNGTGLTSVPVLYNANNLPVQPGGAILSFLNDDSQTPSYPSGAGQNGVGAGTLPGRADWVIAPNGINRIVYPGLWKIGTYRTDDPNGLGYPNAGLTRPFNVAKFSELYFIAAEAAVKGASGAMTARDLINVIRSRAGKWKFNNAQNTAYVADNSAAMTAATPSVITIDYILAERSREYYGEFYRWYDLVRTQKWGEYAATYQIGGASYGDHTPQTVTRTIKPFHYLRPIPQNQLDAMEVSADIKAKYQNPGYN; encoded by the coding sequence ATGATAAATTTTAACAAAAAACTGATAATGGGAGCCATCTTTTTATCATTAACATTTACAGGATGTAATGAAATTCTTGACGAACAGCCAAGATCAACATACACTGTTGACTACTTTAATACACCGGACGGAATCAAACAGAGCTTTACTTCTCTGTACAGACAGTTGCGATTGCTGTATGGCAACGGATACTTTATGAGCAATTGCCAGAATGGAACTGACGAGTCTACCTGGGCACAAAGTGCTGATGGTAACTTTAAGGAGCTGGATATGTCCGGAAATGGTAACATCAATTCCAATACTTTCCCTACAAGTATGATTTGGGGATCTGTTTTCCCATATATTAATACAGCTAATGGAATTATAGAAAAAGGACCGGGATTCGGAATTGCAGAATCAATGATTTCTGAAGCCAGATTTTTCAGAGGATTTGATTACTTTATGCTGGTTCAGACGTATGGAGGAGTACCTTTGGATCTGGGGGCCGGAGAACTGAAGTTTAATACTGTACCTTCCACAACTTCGGCAAGAAATACAGTTTCAGAAGTATATACCAAAGTTATTTTTCCCGATTTACTTAAAGCCGTTGACAATCTTCCAGCATCACCAAGGGTAACCGGAGGAGTCACTAAAAATGTGGCGAGACTTATTTTAGCCAAAGCTTATCTTACTTATGGATGGTGGCTGCAAAATCCCAATAACATCCCTACTTACCCGGAGGTTTCAAGAAACGATCCTGATGCCCATAATGCCCAATGGTATTTTCAGCAGGCTTATGATATAGCAATGGCGGGAATTACCAACCCCGGAGGGTACGGGCTTCAGCCTACTTTCTACGATGTAAATGCAGGCCCTAATGACAGAAACACTGAATGTATGCTCTATGCAGACCACACGCAGTCAAGCACCTACTATAATGAAGGCGACCCTGTAGGATTTGGCTCAGGATGGGCCCCTGACAATTTTGCCGCCTGGATGCAGACATGGAATTATACGGCTATAAAAAGCAGTAAAACAACAGCATGGGCAGGAGCTGATGTTGTAAGTGCAGTGCAGCGTGAAGCGGCTCAATCTCTGGGGCGTCCATGGGTTCGTATGTGTCCAACCTTGGGAGTCATTAAAAATACTTTTGCTGATAAGACCAATGATTCCCGTTACGATGGAACTTTTGTAACCACGTACAGAGGAAACTGGAATAAAAACGGAACAGGTCTTACAAGTGTCCCTGTATTGTATAACGCAAATAACCTGCCGGTACAGCCGGGAGGAGCAATACTAAGCTTTCTTAATGATGACAGCCAAACTCCTTCATATCCTTCAGGAGCTGGTCAAAATGGTGTAGGGGCAGGTACTTTACCGGGAAGAGCAGACTGGGTAATTGCACCCAACGGAATCAACAGGATTGTATATCCGGGTCTGTGGAAGATAGGAACGTACCGTACTGATGATCCGAACGGCTTGGGATACCCTAATGCAGGATTAACCCGTCCTTTCAATGTTGCTAAATTTTCAGAATTGTATTTTATAGCAGCAGAAGCGGCTGTAAAAGGAGCTTCAGGAGCTATGACAGCCAGAGATCTTATCAATGTCATCCGTTCCCGTGCCGGAAAATGGAAGTTCAACAATGCCCAGAATACCGCTTATGTAGCAGATAACAGTGCTGCAATGACTGCTGCCACACCATCCGTAATTACCATTGATTATATCCTTGCAGAAAGATCCCGTGAATATTACGGAGAATTTTACAGATGGTATGACCTGGTGCGTACACAGAAGTGGGGAGAATATGCTGCTACTTATCAGATCGGGGGAGCTTCTTATGGAGATCATACTCCGCAGACAGTAACAAGAACGATAAAGCCTTTTCATTATCTGAGACCTATTCCTCAGAATCAGCTTGATGCCATGGAAGTTTCTGCAGATATTAAGGCGAAATATCAGAACCCCGGATACAATTAA
- the uxuA gene encoding mannonate dehydratase, which yields MEKTWRWFGKKDKIKLSTLRQIGVEGIVSALHDIPNGEVWSLEAVNDYKNYIESHGLRWSVVESLPVSEAIKYGGEDRDSLIENYITSLENLGKAGITTVCYNFMPVLDWARTDLFHEWVDGSSSLYFDKAKFAYFEIHILQREGAENDYNSEVLQKVEELKNTLTEKDNNDLIDSVIVKTQGFINGNIKEGDQNPVAVFKNLLALYDGIDKNQLRRNMKYFLEKIMPVCGKWNIQMCVHPDDPPFSLLGLPRIVTNEEDIDWLLNAVDNPHNGLTFCAGSLSANLQNDVPKLAQKFAHRTKFVHLRSTNVFENGDFIEAHHLGGRGKLIEVIRVFEKENPDLPMRIDHGRLLTEDADKGYNPGYSFLGRMLALGQIEGVMAAVQSELQKN from the coding sequence ATGGAAAAAACCTGGCGTTGGTTTGGCAAAAAAGACAAAATAAAACTCAGTACACTCCGTCAGATCGGAGTAGAAGGAATTGTTTCTGCATTACATGATATCCCTAACGGAGAAGTCTGGAGTTTGGAGGCTGTTAATGATTATAAAAACTATATAGAAAGCCACGGACTTCGCTGGTCTGTTGTGGAAAGTCTTCCCGTAAGCGAAGCCATCAAATACGGAGGTGAAGACCGTGACTCTTTAATAGAAAACTATATCACAAGCCTTGAAAATCTGGGTAAAGCGGGTATTACAACAGTTTGCTACAATTTCATGCCTGTTCTTGACTGGGCGCGTACCGATCTTTTTCATGAATGGGTGGACGGTTCGTCATCACTTTATTTTGACAAAGCCAAGTTTGCTTACTTCGAAATTCATATCCTGCAGAGGGAAGGAGCAGAAAACGATTATAATTCAGAGGTACTTCAAAAAGTAGAAGAATTAAAAAATACGTTAACGGAAAAGGACAACAATGATCTGATAGACTCAGTGATTGTAAAAACACAAGGATTCATTAACGGAAATATTAAAGAAGGTGATCAGAACCCGGTGGCTGTTTTCAAAAATCTGCTGGCATTGTATGATGGTATAGATAAAAACCAGCTTCGCCGGAACATGAAATATTTCCTTGAAAAAATAATGCCTGTCTGCGGAAAATGGAATATTCAGATGTGTGTGCATCCTGACGATCCTCCTTTTTCATTATTAGGCTTACCAAGAATAGTCACCAACGAAGAAGATATTGACTGGCTTTTAAACGCTGTTGATAATCCTCACAATGGACTGACATTCTGTGCAGGCTCCTTAAGCGCCAATCTTCAGAATGATGTTCCGAAACTGGCTCAGAAATTTGCCCACCGCACAAAATTCGTCCACCTGAGAAGTACCAATGTCTTTGAAAATGGTGATTTTATCGAGGCGCATCATCTGGGAGGAAGAGGAAAGCTCATTGAAGTGATCCGTGTGTTTGAAAAAGAAAATCCTGACCTGCCTATGAGAATTGACCACGGAAGGCTTTTAACAGAAGATGCTGACAAAGGATATAATCCCGGCTATTCATTTTTAGGAAGGATGCTGGCATTGGGACAGATCGAAGGGGTAATGGCCGCAGTACAGTCAGAATTGCAGAAAAATTAA